ACGGCGGCCGTCGACCGGGTCGAACTCGACGTGCGGCGCTGCGGCACCGGAGAGCTCGTCGCCTTCCACGACGCGACGCTCGGGCGGGTGACGGACGCGACCGGGCGGGTCGAGGAGACCGCCTACGACCGGCTCGCGGGGCTCTCCGTCGAGGACTCTGGCGAACCGGTGGCGACGCTGGCGGCGGCGCTCGACGCCGTGCCGGCCGACGCGTGGGTGATGCTCGACCTGAAAGAGCGGGGGATCGCCGCGGACGCGCTCGCGGTCGCCGCGGACCGCGACCACGATCTCGCCGTCGCCGCGGACGACCCCGCGGTGCTCGAAGCGGTCCGAGCGGCCGATCCGACGGTCGCGACCGTCTACGGCGTCCGCGAGTCCGTCCCGGCGCGAGTTCTGCGGCCCCTGGTCTCGGGGCGGCTCGGCGGAGCGGGGCTGCCGCGGTGGGCGTACCCGCCGCAGGACGCCGCGGGGGCGGTCGAGACGGCGACCGCGCTGGGCTGTGC
This genomic stretch from Halorubrum hochsteinianum harbors:
- a CDS encoding glycerophosphodiester phosphodiesterase, translating into MNDAESSGSDGYSRSTRRAALRRGGSLGVGALATTAGCVGREGEAGEAHGQRDGSDPPLIAHRGFAAENPENTVAAVEAATAAVDRVELDVRRCGTGELVAFHDATLGRVTDATGRVEETAYDRLAGLSVEDSGEPVATLAAALDAVPADAWVMLDLKERGIAADALAVAADRDHDLAVAADDPAVLEAVRAADPTVATVYGVRESVPARVLRPLVSGRLGGAGLPRWAYPPQDAAGAVETATALGCAAVSPRYELCLRTDLVPRARDADLRVFPWTIGSEREYEAVAGAGVDAVVSDVARGPSEK